The sequence CCAAAGCGCTGTACAATAGCCGTTTCCTCCGGTTGGACGGTGAACCATGCAGTCCATAAGACCACCACCAAAACAACAACTACCACCACACCGGCCACAAGGATAAGGACCGGACCGCCTTTGAATTTTTCAAACTGTTTTAGATTTTTTTTCAGCAGGTCATCAAACGTTGGCGTGCTTCCCCCCGGGGGGTGATTCAAGTCAGTCATAACTTATCTCCTAATTAATGAGCCGATCAGCTTC comes from uncultured Desulfobacter sp. and encodes:
- a CDS encoding SPFH domain-containing protein; amino-acid sequence: MTDLNHPPGGSTPTFDDLLKKNLKQFEKFKGGPVLILVAGVVVVVVLVVVLWTAWFTVQPEETAIVQRFGKVMRTAGPGLHFKFPYGIEKVRLLPTARVLKEEFGVSDGFHRSR